The Aquincola tertiaricarbonis genomic sequence CGCGAATGTGGGTGGCCTTCAACAAGAGCGACGTCACCACCAACTACGCCACCTATGCCGACAACTTCGGCAGCGACCAGCTCAACGACGTGGTGGTGCAGTACAACGGCCGCTTCATGCGCTACTCGGAACTGCCGGCTGACAACTACAACCGGCCCTGGACGCTGCGCGTGGGTGCGATGAGCAGCCTGCCGGCCCAGAACCTCACGGTGACCAACATCCTGCGCATCCGCGACCGCTACGAGCAGGTGCTGCAGGACGGCACCACCGAGTACGAAGGCGCCACCGTCGACGTCTACAGGCGCACGCCGCTGCCGCGCTCGCTGGCGCTGGACACGGTGATCCAGTGGGAGCCGCGCCTGCCGCGCGACCAGCGACTGAGCGTGAAGCTGACGCTGGAGAACATCACCAACCGCCGCAACAAGATCGCGGTGAACGACACCTACGCCACCTATGAGCGCGGGCGTGCCGTCGCGCTGGACCTCAGCTACGACTTCTGAGGTGGCCATGCGGATGTTCTCGCGATGTCGGCCGGCGGCCCGACGCTTTTGTCTGCCGCTGGGCCTGGCCCTTTGGGTGGCTGCCGGTGCCGGCACTGCCGCGCCTGCGCAGGGCGGCGGCTCTGCTGCCTCGGCGGCCGATTGCCGCGCGCTGCTGGCCACAGCGGCGCCGCCGCCCCAGCCGCCGGCTGCGGTCAATGCCGACGCGCCACGCCGCGCCGCCGCGGACCCCGAGGCCGAAGCGCGCCAGGCCTGCGTGGCACGCCTCTACCGCGGCCCGACGGCCGGCTGGCCGGCGCCGCAGGTGGATGCGGGCGTGAAGTGGCAGGAGCTGGCCCCGCGCCCGGCGCTGCCCGCACCCCCGGCGCCGCTGGTGGCCCTGGGGGCGCAGCTGTTCGCCGACCCGCGGCTGTCGCGCGGGCAGGACATCAGCTGCGCCAGCTGCCATGCGCCCCACCTGGGCTTTGCCGATGGCCGCCGCCTGGCGCTGGGGCATGAGGCGCAGGCCGGCCCGCGCCACACGCCGCACCTGCTGGGCGTGGCCTTCGTGCCGCTGCTGATGTGGGACGGCCGTGCGAGCGACCTGGAAAGCCAGGCGCTGCTGCCCATCGTCAACCCGCTGGAAATGGCGATGGACCTGGGCCAACTGCAGCAGCGACTGAGCCGCGAGACCGACTACCCCCAGCGCTTTGCGCAGGTGTTCGGCGACGACGCGGTGACGCTGCAGCGCCTGGGCGAAGCACTGGCCGCCTTCCAGCGGCGCATCGAGGCGCCGCGCAGCCGCTTCGACGACTTCATCGAAGGCTGCAACCCGCAGGCGCTGACCGACCGCGAGCTGAACGGCCTGCACCTGTTCCGCACCAAGGCCCGCTGCATGAACTGCCACAGCGGCCCGCAGCTCACCCAGCATGAGTTCCACCAGATCGGCACCAGCGCGCTGGGCCGCCGACTGCAGGACCTGGGGCGGCAGGCCGTCACCGGGCGCGCGGAAGATGCCGGCGCACTGCGCACGCCCTCCCTGCGCGGCGTGGCACGTACCGCGCCCTACTTCCACAACGGCAGCGCGCCTACCTTGCGCGGCCTGCTGGAAACCTACAACGCCGGCATGCCGCGGCCGCCGAAGAACGCCCAGGGCTTGATGGCCATCCCGCCTTCGCCGCTGATCCAGCCGTTGCAGCTCAACGCGCGTGAGCTGCAGGACCTGGAGGCCTTTTTGCGCACGCTGTGAGTGCGCGGCGGCGCCAGAAATTCAGCGGGGCGCCGTTTTGGTGGGCAGCCACATCAAGGCGGCCAGCGCGCTCACGCCCAGGCCAGCCGTCACCCACAGCGCATGGCCCTGCAGCCGGTCCAGCACCAGGCCAAACGCCACCGGCGCCAGCGCCTGCGTCACCCGCGCTGGGGCCATCAGCCAGCCCTGGCGGGCACCGTAGCCGGCGCTGCCGAAGAGCGCCAGCGGCAGCGTGCCCTTGGTGATGGTGAGCAGGCCGTTGCCCGCGCCGTGCAGCAGCCCCAGCACCGGCGCCCAGGCAGCGCCCACCAGCAACAGCAGCCCGGCGCCCAGCGGGTGCAGCGCCGTGGCCAGCCGGGCCACCCACAACGGATGCAAGCGGCGCAGGAAGCCGAACTCCAGCAGCCGCGCCGCCACCTGGGCCGGCCCGATCAAGGCGCCCACCAGCAATGCCGTGGCCACCGAGGCGCCGGCCGCCTGCATCAGCCGTGGCAGGTGGGTGGCCAGCGCAGTTGCGGTGAACAAGGTGGCCGCGAACACCCATGACAGCACCAGCATCGCGCGCCATTCATCGCGCGGGGCCGGCGTGGGAGAAGCGGCGGCAGAAGGCTCGGCTGCAGGCGCTGCCGGCGCTTGCGCAGGTGCAGGACCCGCCCCCACGCGCGGCAACCAGGCATTGAGCGGCAGCCCCAGCAGCAGGTGCAGCGCTGCCCAGGCTCCGCAGGTGGCACGCCAGCCGTAGCGGCTTTCCAGCCACGCCGACAGCGGCCAGCCCACGGTGCTGGCGAAGCCGGCGATGAGCGTGATGCCGGTGATGCCGCTGCGCGCCTGCCGGCCGTACAGCCGCACCAGCGTGGCGAAGGCGGCTTCATACAGCCCGCTGCCCATGCCCAGCCCCAGCACCACCCAGGCCACGAACAAGCCCGGCAGGCCCTGGCACAGGCCCAGTCCGGCCAGTCCCGCTGCGAACACCAGGCTGGTGATCATCAGCACCGGCCGCCCGCCCCGCCTGTCGATGGTGTGGCCGGCGCGCGGCCCCACCAGGGCCGACACCACCAGGGCCAGGCTGAAGGCCGCCAGCACCGTGGGCACCGTGGTGCCCAGGTCGCGCGCCATCGGCGCGGCCAGGATGGCCGGCAGGTAGTAGGTGGAGGCCCAGGCCAGCGTCTGGGCGGTGCCCAGCCGGGCCACGATGGCGGGTCGCGGCCCGGGCAGGTCGATCGATGGGGACATGGGGCGACTGTAGGCCGCACGGTGGGCCGGCCGTGTCACCTGCCGGTCACCGTGGGCCTGTCACCACCGGCCTAGGGCATCTGCGCCGTCACCTTGATGCTGGCGAACCAGGCCGCCAGGTTGTCGATGTCGGCATCGCTCAGCGGCTTGGCCATCACGGCCATCACCTCGTGCTTGCGCTCGCCGCTGCGGTAGGCCTTGAGCTGGGCTGCGGTGTACAGCGCGGGCTGGCCGGCCAGGTTTGGGGCATCGGGCGCGGTGGCCAGGCCGTTGGGGCCGTGGCACACCGCGCACTGCTGCGCCTTGACCTTGCCGGCCGCCGCATCGGCCGCCAGGGCGGGGCTGCCGGCGGCCAGCGTCGCCAGCACGGCGATCAGGGTCACCCGCATCACGGCGCGCTGTAGGTGATGCGGTAGATGGCGCCCGCGAAGTCGTCCGAGACCAGCAGCGAGCCATCCTTCATCACCGCCACGTCCACCGGCCGGCCGCGGTACACGCCGGTGTCGTTGTCCAGCCAGCCGTCGGCAAACACCTCGGTCTTGTCGGCCGTGCCGTCCTGCTTGAGCGACGTGAACAACACCCGTGCGCCCACCGGCTTGGTGCGGTTCCACGAGCCGTGCTGGGCCGAGAAGAAGCCGCCCTGGTATTTGGCCGGGAACTGCCTGGCGCCGTAGTACACGATGCCCAGGTCGGCGGCGTGCGCGTCGGTCATCACCTGCGGGTTCACCGCGCCCGCCGGGATCGGGTCCTTGTCGTAGCCGTTCTCGGGGATGCGCGTCTGCGCCACGATGTACGGGTAGCCGAAGAACTGGCCGGCCTGCGTCGCGCGGTTGATCTCGCCCTTGGGAATGTCGTCACCCATGCCATCGGTCTGGTTGTCGGTGAACCAGAGGCTCTTGTCCTTGGCATTGAAGTCCATGCCCACCGAGTTGCGGATGCCACGTGCGAACACCTCGCGCTTGCTGCCGTCCAGCCCCATGCGCACGATGCCGCCGATGCCCACCTGCTCATACAGCTTGAGCTTCTCGCGCGGCTGCACGTTGAAGGGCTGGCCCAGCGTGATGTAGAGCATGTTGTCCGGGCCCACGCGGCAGGTGCGCGCGCCGTGGTTGAAAGACTCTTCCTCCACCGGGATCAGCTGGCCCTGCGGCACCACCTCGGCCACGGCCACGTCGGGGCCTTCGTAGAAGAACTCGGCCGCCGGGAACATCAGCACCCGGTTGTGCTCGGCCACCAGCAGGCTGCCGTCACGCGTCCAGCACACGCCGTTGGGCACCTTGAAGTTGAGCGAAGGCGCAAAGGCCTTCACCTCGCTGGCGGTGCCGGTGGACAGGCGGTCGGTCACCGCATACACGGCCGTTTTGCGGGTGCCCACGAACAGCATGTTGGTGGACGGAGCCACCGCCATGTGGCGCGCATCGGGCACCACCGCATACAGGCTGATGCGGAAGCCCGGCGGCAGCTTCACCTTCTCCAGGTTCTTGCGGATGGCGTCGGCCTGCGGCCCGGTCTGCGGCACCGGCGGTATGTTGAGGTCGGTCCCCGAGACCTTCATCTGCTTGAGCTTGTCGATGTTCTGGGCCTGGGCCGGCAGCGAGCCGGCCAGGGCCAGCGCCAGCGCGGCCAGGGTGGGAACCAGGGTCGGGCGGAATGTGCGTGGCATGGGTTGTCTCCTCGTTGTGGGCCGGGCCCCGCCGTGGGCGCCGGGCCTTCTGTCATCGCAATGCACATGCCGGCCGGCTGCGGTGGGCCGGACCTCACTGCGCCACCCTCTGCAGCCTGCGGGCAAACCCTGGCCGTGCGCGCCCCGGCGGGCTGTGCAGCTGTGCAACAGCGGCGCATGCCACTGAACAGAAACTGTGCAGTTGCCGGGTGTTCGGCCACCCTGTTAAGGTCGGCGCCCAACAGGGCTGACCTTGAGCGGCGAAGACCGCGGCAGGAGACAGGCAATGCTCGAAGCAAGCGGCGCATGGCAGGAGTGGCAGCGTGCGCAATGCCGCGCGGTGCTGGCGCGCAGGCTGCCCGTGGCGGCGGACGATCCACCGGCCGAGATCCTAGACAGCTGGGCCCGGTGCCTGCAGCAGGGGCTGGACTTTGAACGGCCGTTGCCGCTCATCGTGGTGGAGGACGCCGACCTGCGCCGCCGCCGCGAACGGGCCGGCCGTGTGCGACAGCTGGCGCTGGTGGAGCTGGAAACCCTGATGCAGCAGATCGCCGGCAGCAGCTTCCTGCTGGCCTTCGCCGACGCCGAGGGCGTGGTGCTGGACCGGTATGCCGACCAGCGCTTCGTCACCAGCACCGCAGGCGAAGGCATCCCGGCCGGCAGCCTGTGGACCGAGCGCGCCGCCGGCACCAACGGCCTGGGCACCGCCCTGGCCTGCGGCCGGCCGGTGGCGGTCAACGGGCCCGAGCACTTCTTCGGCCAGTTCAGCCACATCGCCTGCACCGCCGCGCCCATCCGCGATGCCGACGGCACGGTGATCGGCGCGCTGGACGCCTCCTGCTGCTTCGACTCGCGCCAGCGCCATACCCAGGCCCTGGTGCAGATGGCCGCCGCCCACATCGAGAACGTGCTGCTGGCCGAGCAGCGCCGCCAGCACTGGGTGCTGGCGCTGCACCCGCGGCCCGAGTTCGTGGGCACGCTCAGCGCGGGGCTGCTGGCCTTTGATGGCGAGGGCCGTCTCAGTGCCTTCAATGGCCGCGCGGTGGGCCTGCTCAGCGGCCTGGCGGTGCAGCGCGGCGCGGCCTTCGAGCAGCTGTTCAACGAGCCCTTCGACCGTTTCCTGGGCCGGCTGCGGGCCGAAGGCGCAACCCGGCTGCGCGATGCGATGAACAGCGTGCTGGCCGTGGCCTGCGTGCAGCCGGGCGAGCCGGCGGCGGCGCTGCCGCTGGTGGGCTCGGCTGGGCCTGCCGTGGTTCACGCCCGGGCGCAGCCGACGCCGTCAGCGCCGCTTTCGCCCGAGGTGGGCGAAGACCCCGCGGTGCTGCAGGCCCAGGCCCTGGTGGCGGCCGCGGTGCGGCGGCAGCTGCCCATCCTCATACAAGGCGAAACCGGCACCGGCAAGGAGCTGCTGGCCCGCCATGCCCACCAGGCCAGCGGCCGCAGCGGTGCCTTCGTGCCGGTGAACTGCGGCGCGGTGCCGGCCGAGCTGTTCGAGGCCGAGTTGTTCGGCTACGTGGGCGGCGCCTTCACCGGCGCGCGGCGCCAGGGCCAGGCCGGGCTGCTGGCCAGCGCCCAGGGCGGCACGCTGTTGCTCGATGAAGTGGGCGAGCTGCCGCTGCCGCTGCAGGCCGCGCTGTTGCGCTTTCTGGACGACGGGCTGCTGCGGCCGGTGGGCGGCCGCCAGCTGCAGGCGGTGGACGTGCAGGTGCTGGCGGCCACCCACGTGGACCTGGAGGCCGCGGTGGCGCAGGGCCGCTTTCGCGCCGACCTGCTGTACCGGCTGAACACCGTGAGCGTGAAGCTGCCGCCGCTGCGCCTGCGCAGCGACTTCGACCAGGTGGCCACGCGGCTGCTGCACACGCTGCAGCCCGACGCGCGCCTGCAGCCGGCCGCGCTGCGGCGCCTGGCCCAGCACGGCTGGCCCGGCAACTTCCGCGAGCTGCGGGCCTGCCTGGCCCGGGTGCTGTTGACGCACCCCACCGGCCTCATCGACGCGGCCGACGTGCATGCGGTGCTGCCGCCGCGGCCCCAGGCCAGCGAGCACGGTCCTTCGCAGCTGCAGCGCGGCGCCACCGAAGCGGTGCTGGCCGAATTCCGCCGCTGCGGCTCGGTCAGCCGCACCGCGCGTTGCCTGGGCATCTCGCGCACCACGGTGTACCGGCACCTGCGCGAGGCGGGTCTGCTGGCCGCCTGAAGCCTGCCCGTGCAGAGGCGCCAGAATGCGCCAAAGCACCCTGGAGACCTTGCAGTGACCCACATCCCCAACCCCGCCCGCGGCATGCGCGGCATGGCCGTCGCGCCGCACGGCCTGGCCGCGCAAAGCGCCATCGGTGTGCTGCGTGATGGCGGCAACGCCGTCGAGGCGATGGTGGCCGCGGCCGCCACCATCGCCGTGGTGTATCCGCACATGAACAGCATCGGCGGCGATGGCTTCTGGCTGATCGCCAAGCCGGGCGAAGCGCCGCGCGGGCTGGAAGCCTGCGGCGCGGCGGCCCAGGCGGCCAGCATCGAGTCGTTCCGCGGCCATGGCATCGAGCGCATTCCTTTTCGCGGCGGCCTGGCCGCCAACACGGTGGCCGGCACCATCTCCGGCTGGGACGCGGCGCTGGCCTGGTCGCGCCAGGCGCTGGGCGGCCGCCTGCCGCTGACCCGGCTGCTGGAAGATGCCATCGCCCATGCGCGTGAAGG encodes the following:
- a CDS encoding cytochrome-c peroxidase; amino-acid sequence: MAAGAGTAAPAQGGGSAASAADCRALLATAAPPPQPPAAVNADAPRRAAADPEAEARQACVARLYRGPTAGWPAPQVDAGVKWQELAPRPALPAPPAPLVALGAQLFADPRLSRGQDISCASCHAPHLGFADGRRLALGHEAQAGPRHTPHLLGVAFVPLLMWDGRASDLESQALLPIVNPLEMAMDLGQLQQRLSRETDYPQRFAQVFGDDAVTLQRLGEALAAFQRRIEAPRSRFDDFIEGCNPQALTDRELNGLHLFRTKARCMNCHSGPQLTQHEFHQIGTSALGRRLQDLGRQAVTGRAEDAGALRTPSLRGVARTAPYFHNGSAPTLRGLLETYNAGMPRPPKNAQGLMAIPPSPLIQPLQLNARELQDLEAFLRTL
- a CDS encoding MFS transporter, giving the protein MPGPRPAIVARLGTAQTLAWASTYYLPAILAAPMARDLGTTVPTVLAAFSLALVVSALVGPRAGHTIDRRGGRPVLMITSLVFAAGLAGLGLCQGLPGLFVAWVVLGLGMGSGLYEAAFATLVRLYGRQARSGITGITLIAGFASTVGWPLSAWLESRYGWRATCGAWAALHLLLGLPLNAWLPRVGAGPAPAQAPAAPAAEPSAAASPTPAPRDEWRAMLVLSWVFAATLFTATALATHLPRLMQAAGASVATALLVGALIGPAQVAARLLEFGFLRRLHPLWVARLATALHPLGAGLLLLVGAAWAPVLGLLHGAGNGLLTITKGTLPLALFGSAGYGARQGWLMAPARVTQALAPVAFGLVLDRLQGHALWVTAGLGVSALAALMWLPTKTAPR
- a CDS encoding c-type cytochrome, with translation MRVTLIAVLATLAAGSPALAADAAAGKVKAQQCAVCHGPNGLATAPDAPNLAGQPALYTAAQLKAYRSGERKHEVMAVMAKPLSDADIDNLAAWFASIKVTAQMP
- a CDS encoding PQQ-dependent sugar dehydrogenase, whose amino-acid sequence is MPRTFRPTLVPTLAALALALAGSLPAQAQNIDKLKQMKVSGTDLNIPPVPQTGPQADAIRKNLEKVKLPPGFRISLYAVVPDARHMAVAPSTNMLFVGTRKTAVYAVTDRLSTGTASEVKAFAPSLNFKVPNGVCWTRDGSLLVAEHNRVLMFPAAEFFYEGPDVAVAEVVPQGQLIPVEEESFNHGARTCRVGPDNMLYITLGQPFNVQPREKLKLYEQVGIGGIVRMGLDGSKREVFARGIRNSVGMDFNAKDKSLWFTDNQTDGMGDDIPKGEINRATQAGQFFGYPYIVAQTRIPENGYDKDPIPAGAVNPQVMTDAHAADLGIVYYGARQFPAKYQGGFFSAQHGSWNRTKPVGARVLFTSLKQDGTADKTEVFADGWLDNDTGVYRGRPVDVAVMKDGSLLVSDDFAGAIYRITYSAP
- a CDS encoding sigma-54-dependent Fis family transcriptional regulator, with the protein product MLEASGAWQEWQRAQCRAVLARRLPVAADDPPAEILDSWARCLQQGLDFERPLPLIVVEDADLRRRRERAGRVRQLALVELETLMQQIAGSSFLLAFADAEGVVLDRYADQRFVTSTAGEGIPAGSLWTERAAGTNGLGTALACGRPVAVNGPEHFFGQFSHIACTAAPIRDADGTVIGALDASCCFDSRQRHTQALVQMAAAHIENVLLAEQRRQHWVLALHPRPEFVGTLSAGLLAFDGEGRLSAFNGRAVGLLSGLAVQRGAAFEQLFNEPFDRFLGRLRAEGATRLRDAMNSVLAVACVQPGEPAAALPLVGSAGPAVVHARAQPTPSAPLSPEVGEDPAVLQAQALVAAAVRRQLPILIQGETGTGKELLARHAHQASGRSGAFVPVNCGAVPAELFEAELFGYVGGAFTGARRQGQAGLLASAQGGTLLLDEVGELPLPLQAALLRFLDDGLLRPVGGRQLQAVDVQVLAATHVDLEAAVAQGRFRADLLYRLNTVSVKLPPLRLRSDFDQVATRLLHTLQPDARLQPAALRRLAQHGWPGNFRELRACLARVLLTHPTGLIDAADVHAVLPPRPQASEHGPSQLQRGATEAVLAEFRRCGSVSRTARCLGISRTTVYRHLREAGLLAA